One Oryza glaberrima chromosome 11, OglaRS2, whole genome shotgun sequence genomic region harbors:
- the LOC127754015 gene encoding uncharacterized protein LOC127754015 has protein sequence MPASPVRPPPRPAPCWPSCAAASACAVADDAAADHPLVSSLKPLCRLVFSPAAVLRPFLDAVRSEDAGAAVTLASLAALHEVMALMGPSLTGTALREVVDAVASCRFEARAEAAAEEAVLMRMLQEHVLCC, from the exons atGCCGGCCTCGCCTGTGCGACCTCCGCCGAGGCCAGCGCCGTGCTGGCCATCATGCGCCGCAGCCTCCGCGTGCGCCGtagccgacgacgccgcggcggaccACCCACTCGTCTCCTCCCTCAAGCCGTTGTGCCGCCTCGtcttctcccccgccgccgtgctgcggcCCTTCCTCGACGCGGTCCGCTCcgaggacgccggcgccgcggtcACCTTGGCGTCGCTGGCCGCGCTCCACGAGGTGATGGCGCTCATGGGCCCGTCGCTCACGGGCACCGCGCTGCGGGAGGTCGTGGACGCCGTCGCCAGCTGCCGGTTCGAGGCCAGGGCCGAGGCCGCCGCTGAGGAGGCCGTGCTGATGCGGATGCTGCAGGAACATGTTCTTTGTTGTT GA